From Stenotrophomonas nitritireducens, the proteins below share one genomic window:
- a CDS encoding HU family DNA-binding protein, which yields MNKTELIDGVAGAADLSKAEAGRAVDAVIAEITKALKKGEAVTLVGFGTFQVRERAARTGRNPKTGEEIKIAAAKNPAFKAGKALKDAVN from the coding sequence ATGAACAAGACCGAATTGATTGATGGCGTTGCCGGTGCTGCTGACCTGTCCAAGGCTGAAGCTGGCCGTGCGGTTGATGCCGTCATCGCCGAGATCACCAAGGCCCTGAAGAAGGGTGAGGCCGTGACTCTGGTGGGCTTCGGTACGTTCCAGGTTCGCGAGCGCGCTGCACGCACCGGTCGCAACCCGAAGACCGGCGAAGAGATCAAAATCGCTGCTGCAAAAAATCCTGCCTTCAAGGCTGGTAAAGCTCTGAAAGACGCTGTAAACTAA
- a CDS encoding peptidyl-prolyl cis-trans isomerase translates to MLQKLRDKTSGWIVTVIMGLLMIPFLFVIDNSYLGGVGAQNVAKVSAPPSWWTSAPSWWPMSFLWKHHEVSVEDFRARFEQARLQAREQQGDNFDPREFETAENKRAVLDQLIDEQVVRLAAEDAHIVIGDKAVRDYIAAIPAFQKDGKFDPDQYRLALAQSMPPRTPAMFEQLVRSSLQQSIIPSALAESGFVTKGESERLLKLLGETRDVEFALLPAVAADTAAVSDAEIDQWYKAHPKDFRQPESATIEYVEINAANMPAVAAADEATLRQRYEDEKMRFVSADQRLASHILIPTGSDEKAAEAKANKLAAEAKQPGADFAALAKANSEDPGSKDAGGDLGWVERGVMVKPFEDALFAMKAGEVVGPVKTEFGYHVLKLREIKGGEGRPFEEVRDQLAAEQLQADSEKAFNELSGRLVDLVYKNPTELGSAAKEVGLPVQTLGPFNRGTASGIAANPAVLKAVFSDALKEDGTVSDPIELGTNHNVMIRVTEHTPEQAIPLAQAREQVIAAVRAHRTEEASKKAADALLAKLAAGQTLRALAASEQLQLLPMPGLPRNAPMPTAEANRVVFTAAAPAGDKPSYGKVEMEPGRYAVFAVTKVTPGNPAEVPEQQQTMLKQQLSQIDGAAAAKAYVDGMRKRYKVQVEESQL, encoded by the coding sequence ATGCTGCAGAAACTTCGCGACAAGACCTCAGGCTGGATCGTTACGGTGATCATGGGCCTGTTGATGATCCCGTTCCTGTTTGTGATCGACAACAGCTACCTCGGTGGCGTCGGCGCACAGAACGTTGCCAAGGTGTCGGCACCGCCGTCGTGGTGGACCTCGGCACCGTCGTGGTGGCCGATGTCCTTCCTGTGGAAGCACCACGAGGTCAGCGTCGAGGACTTCCGTGCGCGCTTCGAGCAGGCACGCCTGCAAGCGCGCGAGCAGCAGGGCGACAACTTCGACCCGCGCGAATTTGAAACCGCCGAGAACAAGCGCGCCGTGCTCGATCAGCTGATCGACGAGCAGGTTGTGCGCCTGGCTGCGGAAGACGCGCATATCGTCATCGGCGACAAGGCCGTGCGCGATTACATCGCCGCGATCCCGGCATTCCAGAAGGATGGCAAGTTCGATCCGGACCAGTACCGCCTGGCGCTGGCGCAGAGCATGCCGCCGCGCACGCCGGCCATGTTCGAGCAGCTGGTGCGCAGCAGCCTGCAGCAGTCGATCATTCCGTCCGCACTGGCCGAGTCGGGCTTCGTGACCAAGGGTGAAAGCGAGCGTCTGCTGAAGCTGCTGGGCGAAACCCGCGACGTTGAATTCGCGCTGTTGCCGGCGGTTGCCGCCGACACCGCAGCGGTCAGCGATGCCGAGATCGACCAGTGGTACAAGGCGCACCCGAAGGATTTCCGCCAGCCGGAAAGCGCCACAATTGAATACGTCGAAATCAACGCCGCCAACATGCCGGCGGTGGCTGCGGCCGACGAGGCCACCCTGCGCCAGCGCTACGAAGACGAGAAGATGCGTTTTGTCAGCGCCGACCAACGCCTGGCCTCGCACATTTTGATTCCCACCGGCAGCGACGAAAAAGCCGCCGAGGCCAAGGCCAACAAGCTGGCGGCCGAAGCCAAGCAGCCGGGCGCGGATTTCGCCGCATTGGCCAAGGCCAACTCGGAAGATCCCGGTTCCAAGGATGCCGGTGGCGACCTGGGTTGGGTTGAGCGCGGCGTGATGGTCAAGCCGTTCGAAGATGCGCTGTTCGCGATGAAGGCAGGTGAGGTGGTTGGCCCGGTCAAGACCGAGTTCGGCTACCACGTGCTGAAGCTGCGCGAGATCAAGGGTGGCGAAGGCCGTCCGTTCGAGGAAGTACGTGACCAGCTGGCCGCCGAGCAGTTGCAGGCCGACAGCGAAAAAGCGTTCAACGAGCTGAGCGGCCGTCTGGTTGACCTGGTCTACAAGAACCCGACCGAGCTGGGTTCGGCCGCCAAGGAAGTGGGCCTGCCGGTGCAGACCCTGGGTCCGTTCAACCGTGGCACTGCCAGCGGTATCGCGGCCAACCCGGCGGTGCTGAAGGCCGTGTTCTCCGATGCACTGAAGGAAGACGGCACGGTCAGCGACCCGATCGAGCTGGGCACGAACCACAACGTGATGATCCGCGTCACCGAGCACACTCCGGAGCAGGCGATCCCGCTGGCACAGGCGCGTGAGCAGGTGATTGCCGCGGTGCGCGCACACCGTACCGAAGAGGCCTCGAAGAAGGCCGCCGATGCGTTGCTGGCCAAGCTGGCCGCTGGCCAGACGCTGCGGGCCCTGGCTGCGTCCGAGCAGCTGCAGTTGCTGCCGATGCCGGGCCTGCCGCGCAACGCACCGATGCCGACCGCTGAAGCGAACCGTGTGGTGTTCACCGCGGCCGCCCCGGCAGGCGACAAGCCCAGCTATGGCAAGGTCGAGATGGAGCCGGGCCGTTATGCGGTGTTCGCGGTGACCAAGGTGACCCCGGGCAACCCGGCTGAAGTACCGGAGCAGCAGCAGACCATGCTGAAGCAGCAGCTGAGCCAGATTGACGGTGCAGCGGCTGCCAAGGCCTACGTCGATGGCATGCGCAAGCGCTACAAGGTGCAGGTCGAAGAATCGCAGCTCTGA
- a CDS encoding transglycosylase SLT domain-containing protein translates to MLLSAVGNTTAQALPVSAGMTQNVAALTALPLDPALLPAPTTRNGREIFANFREGLAAPQCDAEATSARWRKQFSHAPSRLGNVEDDALPLFGYVVDELRAANLPTEFALIPFVESGYRPGARNASGPAGLWQFIATTARNHRVPMEKGYDGRLSAVDSTRAAVRYLKTLHGMFAGDWQLAVMAYNAGEYRILQSLRRGGMNAQNANAAELPGLSPITYAYVEKLHALACVLEQAEHEPDLMASLDRQVPILKGHTLPANTTLAAWSAQNALDPARIARLNPALTSSRSGTRVLAPAAAIGSVETDNRDSVLVATRDAAPAAAPAATVASASSRPTAAARSVASASSNGRRHTVRSGESAWTIARRYGISVKTLLSSNNLDASAVLKPGMVLRYEEVR, encoded by the coding sequence ATGTTGCTGAGCGCGGTCGGAAACACCACCGCCCAAGCCCTCCCGGTCAGCGCCGGCATGACCCAGAACGTCGCCGCGCTCACCGCACTACCGCTGGACCCGGCATTGCTGCCGGCCCCGACCACCCGTAACGGACGCGAGATCTTCGCCAACTTCCGTGAGGGCCTGGCTGCACCACAGTGCGACGCCGAAGCCACCAGCGCACGCTGGCGCAAGCAGTTCTCGCACGCCCCGTCACGGCTGGGCAATGTCGAGGATGATGCGCTGCCGCTGTTCGGCTATGTGGTCGATGAACTGCGCGCGGCCAACCTGCCAACCGAATTCGCGCTGATCCCGTTCGTCGAAAGCGGCTACCGCCCCGGCGCCCGCAACGCCAGCGGCCCGGCCGGGCTGTGGCAGTTCATCGCCACCACCGCGCGCAACCACCGCGTACCGATGGAAAAGGGCTATGACGGCCGCCTGTCGGCGGTGGATTCCACCCGCGCGGCAGTGCGCTACCTGAAAACCCTGCACGGCATGTTTGCCGGCGACTGGCAACTGGCGGTGATGGCTTACAACGCCGGTGAGTACCGCATCCTGCAGTCACTGCGTCGTGGTGGCATGAATGCCCAGAACGCCAACGCTGCCGAGCTGCCGGGGCTGTCGCCGATCACCTACGCCTATGTCGAGAAGCTGCATGCACTGGCCTGCGTGCTTGAGCAGGCCGAGCACGAGCCTGACCTGATGGCCTCGCTGGACCGGCAGGTGCCGATCCTGAAGGGCCATACGCTGCCGGCCAACACCACGCTGGCCGCCTGGTCGGCACAGAACGCCTTGGACCCGGCTCGCATCGCCCGGCTCAATCCGGCCCTGACCAGTTCGCGCTCCGGCACCCGCGTACTGGCACCGGCCGCCGCCATTGGCAGCGTTGAGACAGACAACCGCGACAGCGTGCTGGTGGCCACCCGCGACGCCGCGCCTGCAGCGGCTCCGGCAGCCACAGTGGCCTCGGCCAGCAGTCGCCCGACAGCGGCTGCACGCAGCGTGGCATCGGCCAGCAGCAATGGCCGCCGCCATACCGTGCGCAGCGGCGAATCGGCCTGGACCATCGCCCGCCGCTACGGCATTTCGGTCAAGACCCTGCTGTCATCCAACAACCTCGATGCCAGCGCCGTGCTGAAGCCCGGCATGGTGCTGCGTTACGAGGAAGTGCGCTGA